One window of Candidatus Anaeroferrophillus wilburensis genomic DNA carries:
- a CDS encoding PEP-CTERM sorting domain-containing protein codes for MAMGMLLVWAQASQAVPQETPFVLDSSWTVFAVDEGVDAGGRVYPGWGGQDFDAEYLAYCYDAGTSRLSIALQTGFNVRTGTQTYNSKDYYAGDLALSFDGNDDNYEYGVGFGFAGLTAAGFYSNTTWLAPDDFPVSTPYRIDSSASSSALLANSGSYNSGADTFWRYVTFSVVGFDLSQGFDAHWTMSCGNDVIEGHAAPVPEPQTLLLMGIGCLGLVMVARRQRQEK; via the coding sequence GTGGCCATGGGGATGTTGTTGGTTTGGGCGCAGGCTTCACAAGCAGTTCCTCAGGAAACCCCTTTTGTTCTTGATAGCAGTTGGACTGTATTTGCCGTCGATGAGGGGGTTGATGCGGGTGGACGTGTGTATCCCGGCTGGGGCGGACAGGATTTTGATGCCGAATATCTGGCCTACTGCTATGATGCTGGAACCTCACGGTTGTCGATTGCTCTGCAGACTGGTTTTAATGTTCGAACTGGTACTCAGACTTATAATAGCAAGGATTATTATGCCGGTGATCTGGCCCTCAGTTTTGATGGGAATGATGATAACTACGAATATGGGGTCGGTTTTGGCTTTGCTGGTCTGACTGCTGCCGGTTTTTATTCTAACACAACATGGTTAGCCCCTGATGATTTTCCCGTTTCCACCCCTTATCGTATAGATAGTTCCGCATCAAGCAGTGCTTTGCTTGCTAACTCTGGTAGCTACAACTCGGGTGCAGATACCTTTTGGCGTTATGTCACCTTCAGTGTTGTCGGGTTTGACCTTTCCCAAGGCTTCGACGCCCATTGGACCATGAGCTGTGGCAATGATGTCATTGAAGGTCATGCCGCGCCGGTGCCTGAACCCCAGACCCTGCTGCTCATGGGAATCGGCTGTCTGGGGCTGGTGATGGTTGCCCGGCGCCAGCGGCAGGAGAAATAA
- a CDS encoding TatD family hydrolase, producing MDELFDSHCHLTDEPLIGQLDEVLSRAQNNLVTRIMVPGYDLTSSMAAAKLAQNHAEISFATGIHPGWVTEDVFPLIELEAIIRRFQPSAIGEIGLDFALDDHDPLAQGKALEAQLELARIFRLPVIIHCRKAFQPLYDQLRQFPEVIGILHAFNGGPAMGEKFLELGYYLAFGGGITRPNTRKIRKTALMVPEDRVILETDAPYIGSHTVAKGEIEPCHLQEIAKAFGQLRGWDMAETARRTTANAKRLFAVL from the coding sequence ATGGATGAACTTTTCGACAGCCACTGCCACCTTACTGATGAACCCCTCATCGGCCAGCTGGATGAAGTGCTGAGCCGGGCTCAAAACAACTTGGTCACCAGAATCATGGTTCCAGGATATGACCTGACTTCAAGCATGGCTGCGGCCAAACTGGCGCAAAACCATGCGGAGATCAGTTTTGCCACCGGCATCCACCCAGGGTGGGTCACAGAAGACGTGTTTCCTTTAATCGAATTAGAGGCGATCATCAGACGGTTTCAACCATCGGCCATCGGCGAAATCGGTCTTGATTTCGCCCTTGATGATCATGATCCCCTGGCCCAGGGAAAAGCACTGGAAGCTCAACTGGAGCTGGCAAGAATCTTTCGTCTGCCGGTGATCATCCACTGCCGCAAAGCGTTTCAGCCCCTCTACGATCAGCTGCGGCAGTTTCCGGAAGTCATCGGCATCCTCCATGCCTTCAACGGCGGCCCGGCCATGGGGGAAAAATTCCTTGAGCTAGGCTACTATCTGGCTTTTGGCGGCGGCATCACCCGCCCCAATACCAGAAAGATCAGGAAAACAGCCCTGATGGTTCCCGAGGACCGAGTCATCCTGGAAACCGACGCCCCCTATATCGGCAGCCACACGGTCGCAAAAGGGGAGATCGAACCATGTCATCTTCAGGAAATTGCCAAGGCATTTGGCCAGTTGCGGGGCTGGGACATGGCGGAAACCGCCAGACGGACGACGGCCAATGCCAAACGACTGTTTGCGGTACTATAA
- a CDS encoding tRNA threonylcarbamoyladenosine dehydratase codes for MNRFSRLELLIGKNGLAALENSHVAIIGLGAVGSFAAEALARSGVGRLTLIDCDVVGTTNINRQLFALSSTIGEPKVFAAVRRLQDINPELAIQPVQQFYHHDTAEELLAPDYDFLIDAIDGVSPKIDLICRCRERSIPFISAMGAAGRKNPGAVGFADLSETSGCPLCRVMRKSLKHKGIREGVPVVFSREPVTAKPLPPDKVSDREREEHLQRGRQRFIQPSAVFMPGIFGLLAAQYAIDHLLPGSHKKTSISEPSVTRW; via the coding sequence ATGAACCGTTTTTCCCGCCTCGAGCTGCTGATTGGCAAAAATGGCCTGGCCGCCCTGGAAAACAGCCACGTCGCCATTATCGGTCTGGGGGCCGTCGGCTCTTTTGCCGCCGAGGCCCTGGCCCGCAGCGGCGTCGGCAGGCTGACCCTGATCGACTGCGATGTGGTGGGGACCACCAACATCAACCGGCAGCTGTTTGCCCTCTCCAGCACCATCGGCGAACCAAAGGTCTTTGCTGCCGTCCGCCGCCTGCAGGATATCAATCCGGAGCTTGCCATACAGCCGGTCCAGCAGTTCTATCACCACGATACGGCCGAGGAACTGCTGGCTCCTGACTACGATTTCCTGATTGACGCCATTGACGGGGTGAGTCCTAAAATTGATCTCATCTGCCGCTGCCGGGAGCGCAGCATTCCCTTCATCTCGGCAATGGGAGCCGCGGGCCGTAAAAATCCCGGCGCCGTCGGATTTGCCGACCTCAGCGAAACTTCCGGCTGTCCATTGTGCCGGGTCATGAGAAAATCATTGAAACATAAGGGAATCAGGGAGGGAGTGCCGGTGGTTTTCTCGCGGGAGCCGGTCACCGCCAAGCCCCTGCCGCCGGATAAGGTCAGCGACCGGGAGCGGGAAGAACACCTGCAGCGCGGCCGCCAGCGGTTCATTCAGCCAAGCGCCGTTTTCATGCCGGGGATTTTCGGTCTTTTGGCAGCCCAGTATGCCATCGATCACCTGCTGCCCGGGAGCCATAAAAAAACAAGCATCTCTGAGCCCTCTGTGACTCGGTGGTGA